One Anatilimnocola floriformis genomic window, TCTGCGTTGGCTCGAATTCGCCGCGAATCTCAGCCGGTGCGTTCGGCTTGAGATCCCACATATCCATGTGCGACGGACCGCCGGGCAGATAGATATTGATGATCGCTTTGTGGCTCTTACCGATGCCCGCTTGCGCTTCCATCTCAAGGAGTTGGCTCAAGCCGAGGCCGCCCATCGCAGCGCCGCCGATGGTGAGGAAACCGCGACGAGAAACTCCGTCGCAAGAACCGCTGGCTTTATCGGCACGACCAAAGATGGTGAGCATCGCAAGTTCCTCTTACGCAATCACGGGCGAGTGGCAGGCGGAGGTGGGTAGTGAGCGGAGCCGATGCGCAGCACAAGTGACGCGATTCGGCCACTCTCTTATATCACATAACGGCAAAGATTGATGCATCAAGCCAGCGAATTTTCGAGAAATTCGCTGGCTGAGCAATAGATCAGCCTGCTATCGCCAAACTGTCGGAACAGCGTGAGTACGCTTGTTCCGGCCTACGAAAGAGTAGCGATTACTCGGCTTCTTCGCCCTTGGCGGGCGGTGCCCACTTTACGTTGTACTTCTTGAAGAGCTCCGAATAGAGCTCGCTCTGCAGGTACAACTGGCTTTGCCAGGCGGCGTCGACCAGTTCCGGATCGGTCCCCTTGGCCAGGAACTGAGCCCGGTCGTCGACCGACACACCTTCTTCGCCCAGCAGCTTCACGGCGTAGACGATGGCGTGAGGCTGATCGAGCGCAACACCGGCTTGACCAACTTGCAGGTCAAAGATCGGCAGGAAGAAATCCTGACCGGCGAAGCGCACGCCGGGGACTTCGCTGAGCGATGGCCGGGCAAACTGCGCGGCGCCGACGGTGAACCAGCTGAACGCCGGCGGCGTGATGATTTGCTCGGGCTTGTCGACGAGTGTCTTCAGATCCTTCCCCTTGGCTGCTTCGGCGGCGAGCTTTTCAGCGGCGGCCTTGGCGAGCTTGAGGGCTTCTTCCATCTTCCAGGCAGCGACGACGTTATCGTGGGCCGCTTTGAAATCGAGTTCTTTCGACGGCTGCTCATCGGTCCGCCAGTAGATGTAGATCGTCGTGATGCCGCCGAGGAACTGCTTCTGCTCGAGAGCGAACGGCAGTGTTTCGGCTTGGTAAAGGCTTTCGCGTTCGCCGAAGGCAACTTGCGGAAACGTCGCCGAATTCTGTTCGAAGAAACGGAATCCGTTGACGCCGATGTCGTACTTGGGAACCTTCTTGTTCGTGCCGTCGGCTTGCGGTTCGTCGATCATATCTTGCACTTCGAACTGGTCGACGAGCGGAATCGTTTCGACCTTCAAGCCGGAGTCGCCGATCGTTTTCGACAGATCGAGCGGCGCAGGCTTCTCGATGCTCGGCGACTTCGACGGCGGAGCACCCTCGGCCTTGAGTTGCTTTTCGCGATCTTGATACGCCTTCCAGCGGTTGAATTGCCGGGCGTAAGCGTTGACTTCGGGAACCAAGGCATTGATGACCAGTTGGCGACGGTCCGAAGCGATGGGCCGGGCGAGCGTCGTGCGGATTTCGTCCTTCACTTCGTCGAGCGGCTTGAACTTCACTTCCTTCTCGGCCGGTTTGTCTTCGGGCTTGGCAGCAGGATCGACAGGCTTGGCCGGATCGGTCGGCGTCGCGGCGGGATCCGCAGGCTTGGCTGGGTCGGCAGCAGGATCAGCTGGCTTAGTCTCAGCGGGCTTCGTTTCGGCTGGCTTGTCTTCCTTCTTTGGCTCTTCTTTTTTGGGCTCTTCTTTCTTCGGTTCGCCCTTCTTCGTCTCATCCTTCTTGGGTTCGTTTTGGAAGTTCACGAGTTGGATGTCGCGAGGAAGGCTCGAGCCTTCGTTCTTCTTGGGCTCGGCTTTGGGTTCTTCCTTTTTCGGCTCGGCCTTTGGTTCTGCCTTGGGCTCTTCTTTCTTGGGAGCTTCTGGTTCCTTCGCTGGCGCTTCAGGCTTGTCGGCCGGTTTTTCACTGGGTTTTTCACCAGGATTTTCTTCGGGCTTGGCTGGATCAGCGGGCTTCGCCGGGTCAGCTGGATTGGCCGGATCGACTGGCTTCACCGGATTCATCGGCGGCGGTTCGACGACCTTGAACTCACCCTTGGCTTTGCTTTCTTCGTAGGCCTTGGCGATTTGTTCGTCAGTGATTTCTTTTTTCGCCGCTTCGAGGAACGGCGCGAGGTCGGCTTTCACATATTGGAAGGCGACCTTGTGCGGCTGACGGAAGCCGGGCTCGGGGAACGCCGGGTTCGGCAGTCGGCCGCGACCTTCTTCGAACAGCTTTTGCAGATCCGCTTCTTTCGGCTCTTCCTTCACCTTGCTCACAAAATCGGCAACGTTCAGCGGATAGGCTTCGATCTTCAATTTGCGGTTGAGTCGTTCGTAGGCATCCCACATTTCGCCGGGACCCACCAGGCCGTGATCGCGAAACAGCATCCGCATCGGGCGAGTGCCCATTTGGGTGATGTCGCCGGGAGTGAAGCTCTCGACGCCGGCTTGCAGCATGAGCCGCGCTTGCTGAGCGAGGATTTCGGTCTTCAAATGTTCGATGATCATGCCCGGGCTGATGTCGACTTGCGATTCAGGCATCGACTTGTGCATCAAGCCATCGAGCTCGCCTTCTTTGAGCGTGTAGTCGCTGAGCTTGATGAGAAAATTCTTCACCGTCTCGTCATTCACCACCACGCCCAGTTCCTTGGCCCGCTGGGCCAGGATCAGCGTTTCGACCAGGTGGCCGTCGTCGTTGTAGGGCGAAATGCCGATCTGGCCGCTCTGCATGTTGACGAACATGTAGCCCGGCGCTCGCGGCGTCCCTTGACGACGAGTGGTTTCGCGCAGGATCTCGACCACAAACTCCACGGCGCGATTGTGGACGTACTTGAGCTGCCGCAACTGACTTCCCGTCAGTTGGCCGCCGCGCCACGTGACCTTTACGGGATCGCTCGTATTGCCGCCGCGGGCTCCTTGGCGAATGTGGAAAATGCTTTCCAGCGAGGGAACCACCAGCCAGGCCATCACGAGGACGACGCAAGTAACGGCGAGGACGATCTTCGAATTATCGCGAATGACTTTTAGCATTCTGATTGCCTGATTCAGTAGCCCGATGAAAGAGCCGGCCCTGGCTCAAGGGGGCAAATTCGCAGTCTTGGCTGACTTTGCCGGAAACAGAGAATTTTAGGACCCTGCGACGTAAATACAATGCCAGTTTGGGGATTGAACCACTGCCGGAGAAGGCAGAACGTCCGCAAAGTAGCTGAATTCGCCGGAATTCAGGACCGGCAGTTGGACGCCACAAGCTGAATTCTGGCGAAATCAGCTGCCGTCAGCAGAAAGTGTCGCCTCAGGCGCGGCCGACCAGTTGGGCCACGGCAGTCACAAGGTCGCGAGCTTCGATCGGTTTGGTCAGATGCGTTTGAAAGCCGGCCTCCAGGGCCTGCGCGCGATCCTCCGCCCGCGCAAAGGCAGTGAGCGCCGCGGCTGGAGTTTGGCAGCCCGCCGCTCGCGCACGGCGAAGCAGCTCATAGCCATCGAGCTCTGGCATGCCGATGTCGCTGACCAGCACATCGGGTGGCGAGATCCTAAGCATGTGCAGCGCCTCGCGGCCGTTCTTGGCAACCGTCACTTCGGCTTGGCATTCCTTCAGAATTCGCCGGGCCAGATCGCGGGCGTCGGGCTCATCATCGACGACCATAACCCGCACCCCGGCCAGATTAGGTGGAACCCAAGCCGTCGCTAGCGGCGAGCGCACACCAGCCGGCGTTTGCTCCGCGTCGTGGGCGGTCGGCGGCTCTCCGGGCATACGAACGGATACCGGCAGCTGAATCTTGAAAGTGCTTCCTTGATTTTCACCGGCACTCCACACACTGACGGAACCGCCGTGCAGCTCGACCAGGTTTTTCACAATGGCGAGACCCAAGCCCAGGCCGCCGTGGCGGCGCGTGGTGGTGGCGTCGGCCTGGCGGAAGCGTTCGAAGACGTGCGGCAAAAATTCGGGAGCGATGCCAGCTCCGGAGTCGCTGACGCTGATCTCGATGTGCGAGCCGGTCCGCTGGAGCGCGACTTCGACGTTGCCGTGCGGCGGCGTGAACTTGATCGAGTTGCTCAGCAGATTCCACACGACCTGCTGAATGCGGTTAGGATCGCCCAAGATGTTCGTCACCTTGGCATCGAGCGTGCATCGCACTTCAATCTGCTTGGTGGCCGCGCTGTGCTTTACCGTGCCGACGGCTGCTTTGATGACGGCAGGAAGATCGACGGTTTGCACATCAAGGCGGATCTTGCCGGAGATAATCCGACTCATATCGAGCAGATCTTCGATCAGCTGAGCCTGCGCGCGGGCATTTCGTTCGATGGTAGCGAGGCCTTCGCGGGCTTCTTCGCTACTCATGTTGGTTCGCTGCAAGAGTTGCGACCAACCAAGAATGGCACTCAGCGGCGTGCGCAGCTCATGGCTGAGCGTCGCCAGAAATTCGTCCTTCAGCCGGCTATTTCGTTCCGCTTCGGCGCGGGCGGCTCGCTCGGAGGCCAGGAGCTTAATATTCTGCTCAAGCAATTGCCGTTCGGCCTGATTGTCGCTGCAATTGCCGACCCATTCCTTCACGCTGCCGTCGTCTTGCATCACCGGTGCGCCACGCGCGATGACGTGGCGATACTCACCATCGTGGCGACGGACGCGGTATTCCACTTCATACATCTTCACGGTGGCAACGGCTTCGCTCCACGCCCGAAAGGTGTTGGCCCGGTCATCGGGATGAATTGCATTCAGCCAACCGAAGTCGCGGTACTCTTCAAACGTTTGACCTGTGTAACCACCCCACGATGGATTGTCCGCATCCATCGCGCCACTCGCGCTCGTCAGCCAGACGACCGACGAGACTGTATCGACAAACGTGCGATACCGCTGCTCACGATCGCGCAGCTGCCGCGCGATGCGGGCTCGCTCGATCGATTCCCAGCAGCGGGTGGCAACGGCCTGCACCATTTGAATTTCATCGCTCGTCCAGATCCGCGGCCGAGCTTGATGCACTGCGAACGAGCCGACGAACCGGCCCTGCTTGTGCAACGGCACGCAAATGACGGCTTGAATTTGCGTTTCGCGATACTTCGCCACGTCGACGGCTGGCTGATGACTGTCGATGTCGTAGACGACGTACGGTTTGTTCTGCAGCATCAGCTGATGCACTTCGTCGCCGAAGTCGGAGAACTTCATCACGCCGACGATGCTCTTCACGCCGCGGGTGTAGTTGCCGGTGAGATTCATCGTGTTCTGATCGGCGGCGACCTCGGCGTACGCACAACGGTCGGCCTCGACAAATTCACCCAGCAGCCGAGCCGAAACGGCGACGATTTCTTCCGGATCCGACAACGGCCGCACGGTATCGCTGACGCTCATCAAAAAACGGATGCGATCTTCGGCGCTCTTCTGCTCGGAGATGTCTTCGACAATGCCGAGGAGCCGAGTGAACTTGCCACTTTCATCAAAGAGCGGCGACAGCGTCGCGCGAGCCCACACGGCGGCGCCGTCGGGCCGAAGGTAACGCTTTTCGAAAACGGCCCGCAGCGAAGTCTTGGCTTCGATTCGACCGATGTATTCGCGCGCCAGTCCCAGATCGGCGGGATGCGTGTAATGATCGGAGGTGCGCCCCACGACCTCTTCCATCGTGCGCCCGACAATACGGCAGTACGATTCGTTGGTGCGGCTGATCTTGCCCGACGAATCGAATTCGACCATGCCCACCGCGGCTTGATCAAAGAGGGCTTGGAAGCGAGCTTCGCTGACGCGCAAGGCCTCGTGCGTATCGATGGCTGTGCCCGCGAGGGCCGTGGCCGCGAGAGACATGCGCGTTTCGTCCGACTTGCCCGAACCCATTTCCACCTCAGTCAACCAACCCGCGCTTGGACTTCATCCAAGCCCACCATTACATTGTCCGCAGAGAGAGTCTTTAGCTTAGCAAAATGCCGCTAGTTGGGGATATCAAAGCTTCGGCCACGCAGGAACTTCTATGAGATCTCTGTTGCTTGTGGTGGGATGCATGGCGGCGTGGCTATTTATCATGGCCTGCCCGGCGATCGCTGCCGATGGACGTGCGACACTCAATTCGCCGCCACAATGGATCTGGCGAAAGGAATCAGACGCCGAGAAAGTTCGCTTCGCCCGGCAACTCCAGCTGACGCGCTCGATCCAAGCCGCCGAACTCAAGTTCGCCGCCGATTTCTGCAGCGGCACGGTGATCATCAATGGCCAGCGAGTGTTGACTGTTGCCCCTTATTGCCAGTTGCAAACGCTCGATGTCACGCCTTGGCTCCGCCGCGGCGACAACGAAATCGCGATCGAAGCCAAGCGAGTGCCTGGTCCTGCTGCCGTCGCGCTCTCACTGGTCGTCGCGCATCAAGAGGGTGAACCGACGATCCTGCTGACCAATGAAGAATGGAATGTGGAAGACCGTGGCACAGTGCTGGCCGAACAATGGGGCGTCGGCCGCCGCGGCATTGAACTCTCGCCGTTTGAAAACTACGAACAATGGCAACAAGCCAAAACAGATAGCCAGAAGAAAGCTGTGCCGAAGTTTTGGACCGCGCCGGGCTTTGAAGTGACCGAGTTGCGGGTTGCACAGCCTGACGAAGGTTCAT contains:
- a CDS encoding PAS domain S-box protein codes for the protein MSLAATALAGTAIDTHEALRVSEARFQALFDQAAVGMVEFDSSGKISRTNESYCRIVGRTMEEVVGRTSDHYTHPADLGLAREYIGRIEAKTSLRAVFEKRYLRPDGAAVWARATLSPLFDESGKFTRLLGIVEDISEQKSAEDRIRFLMSVSDTVRPLSDPEEIVAVSARLLGEFVEADRCAYAEVAADQNTMNLTGNYTRGVKSIVGVMKFSDFGDEVHQLMLQNKPYVVYDIDSHQPAVDVAKYRETQIQAVICVPLHKQGRFVGSFAVHQARPRIWTSDEIQMVQAVATRCWESIERARIARQLRDREQRYRTFVDTVSSVVWLTSASGAMDADNPSWGGYTGQTFEEYRDFGWLNAIHPDDRANTFRAWSEAVATVKMYEVEYRVRRHDGEYRHVIARGAPVMQDDGSVKEWVGNCSDNQAERQLLEQNIKLLASERAARAEAERNSRLKDEFLATLSHELRTPLSAILGWSQLLQRTNMSSEEAREGLATIERNARAQAQLIEDLLDMSRIISGKIRLDVQTVDLPAVIKAAVGTVKHSAATKQIEVRCTLDAKVTNILGDPNRIQQVVWNLLSNSIKFTPPHGNVEVALQRTGSHIEISVSDSGAGIAPEFLPHVFERFRQADATTTRRHGGLGLGLAIVKNLVELHGGSVSVWSAGENQGSTFKIQLPVSVRMPGEPPTAHDAEQTPAGVRSPLATAWVPPNLAGVRVMVVDDEPDARDLARRILKECQAEVTVAKNGREALHMLRISPPDVLVSDIGMPELDGYELLRRARAAGCQTPAAALTAFARAEDRAQALEAGFQTHLTKPIEARDLVTAVAQLVGRA